One window of the Methanosphaera cuniculi genome contains the following:
- a CDS encoding methanogenesis marker 17 protein yields MYVECYDEQGAQAYEKILRYTLQDLKLAKAINGIKIFIEPRDAVFIGVIRLAPPSAPIYLKDMATYKMEDGILKIKIDKEDYTPDLLRELWKKEGRANVAQPDRYRIEVKEPSFNPDDFLVINPYKELKRKVYDAILRIVPEGFRISHNRSERDMVCLLCSDQIIDESWYAKFDEIIEEVRNDVKFRK; encoded by the coding sequence ATGTATGTAGAATGCTATGATGAACAAGGTGCACAAGCATATGAAAAAATACTAAGATATACATTACAAGATTTAAAGCTTGCAAAGGCAATAAATGGTATTAAAATATTTATTGAACCTCGTGATGCTGTATTTATTGGTGTTATAAGACTTGCACCTCCATCAGCACCAATCTATCTTAAAGATATGGCAACATATAAGATGGAAGATGGAATACTAAAAATAAAAATTGACAAAGAAGACTATACTCCGGATCTTCTTCGTGAACTTTGGAAAAAAGAAGGACGTGCTAATGTTGCACAGCCTGATCGTTATAGAATAGAAGTTAAAGAGCCAAGTTTTAATCCTGATGATTTTCTGGTTATTAATCCATATAAAGAACTTAAACGTAAAGTGTATGATGCAATTTTAAGAATTGTTCCTGAAGGATTTAGAATATCTCATAATCGTTCTGAACGTGATATGGTATGTCTTCTTTGTAGTGATCAGATTATTGATGAAAGTTGGTATGCTAAGTTTGATGAGATAATTGAAGAAGTACGTAATGATGTAAAATTTAGAAAATAA